A window of Campylobacter lari subsp. lari contains these coding sequences:
- the ccoP gene encoding cytochrome-c oxidase, cbb3-type subunit III, with protein sequence MQWLNLQDNVNLLSFIGAILIILITLVVVGKLFKSMKEEKSQGELSEHSWDGIGEFKNPIPLGWAVVFFLAIVWCIWYFLWGYPLNSYSQIGEYNKEVQAHNEKFAQKFANLSAQDKQEMGKNIFLVQCSSCHGITGDGINGKAQNLNIWGSEEGLIEVITKGSKGLNYPMGEMLSAADNGIDEADIPAIAAYVASEISAIKKTENPQLVAKGKELFATCTVCHGEDGKGTIDGQLVAPDLTKYGSASFVVDVLNRGKTGFIGIMPHFNNGVLNELQKEAVGEYVISLSRGE encoded by the coding sequence ATGCAATGGTTGAATTTACAAGATAATGTTAATTTATTATCTTTTATCGGAGCAATTCTTATCATACTAATTACGCTAGTTGTGGTAGGAAAATTGTTTAAAAGTATGAAAGAAGAAAAGAGCCAAGGTGAACTAAGCGAGCATAGTTGGGATGGTATAGGTGAGTTTAAAAATCCTATACCGCTTGGTTGGGCTGTAGTGTTTTTCTTAGCTATAGTATGGTGTATATGGTATTTTCTTTGGGGATATCCTTTAAATAGTTATTCTCAAATTGGTGAGTATAATAAAGAAGTTCAAGCACATAATGAAAAATTTGCACAAAAATTTGCAAATTTAAGTGCGCAAGATAAACAAGAAATGGGTAAGAATATTTTCTTGGTTCAATGCTCATCTTGTCATGGTATTACAGGTGATGGTATTAATGGAAAAGCACAAAATCTTAACATTTGGGGTTCAGAAGAAGGACTTATAGAAGTAATTACTAAAGGCTCTAAGGGTTTGAATTATCCTATGGGTGAAATGTTAAGTGCAGCTGATAATGGCATAGATGAAGCTGATATCCCTGCAATTGCCGCTTATGTTGCTTCTGAAATTTCAGCAATCAAAAAAACTGAAAATCCTCAACTTGTAGCAAAAGGAAAAGAACTTTTTGCAACTTGTACAGTGTGTCATGGTGAAGATGGAAAAGGAACTATCGATGGACAATTAGTTGCGCCAGATCTAACAAAATATGGTAGCGCAAGCTTTGTTGTAGATGTTTTAAATCGTGGTAAAACAGGATTTATAGGTATAATGCCACATTTTAATAATGGTGTATTAAATGAGCTTCAAAAAGAAGCAGTTGGCGAATATGTAATTTCTCTTTCAAGGGGTGAATAA
- a CDS encoding DUF4006 family protein encodes MENQNRCVFSLSGVSGLLIATVLLLAILVCLTIWGLNIQQDVMQKPYKLENAEQIKMFNSKEDEHIIIKE; translated from the coding sequence ATGGAAAATCAAAATAGATGTGTATTTTCACTTTCAGGGGTAAGTGGATTATTAATCGCAACTGTTTTATTGTTAGCGATTTTAGTTTGCTTAACGATTTGGGGGTTAAACATTCAGCAAGATGTAATGCAAAAACCATACAAATTAGAAAATGCAGAGCAAATTAAAATGTTTAATTCTAAAGAAGATGAACATATCATTATAAAGGAATGA
- a CDS encoding FixH family protein, which yields MENNKSFWPYGILISLGLIVIACIVTIFIASKAPVYEDNFYFDSYQNVELNYNEIQNRQKTFDENFKLSIKDKESFVHKKNQVYYINEGQNELRIAIENLKDYDLNKLQIQTLLSRPHTNINDENLQARLEGDDIVFAFNIKEKGVWQILLKITQDENSVGFFKFFLQTK from the coding sequence ATGGAAAATAATAAAAGCTTTTGGCCTTATGGTATTTTGATTTCTTTAGGGCTTATTGTTATAGCTTGTATTGTTACGATTTTTATCGCAAGCAAAGCACCTGTATATGAAGATAATTTTTATTTTGATTCTTATCAAAATGTAGAATTAAATTATAATGAAATTCAAAACAGACAAAAGACTTTTGATGAAAATTTTAAGCTAAGCATTAAAGATAAAGAAAGCTTTGTGCATAAGAAAAATCAAGTTTATTATATTAATGAAGGGCAAAATGAACTTAGGATTGCAATTGAAAATTTAAAAGATTATGACTTAAATAAACTTCAAATTCAAACTTTACTTTCGCGTCCACATACAAATATAAATGATGAGAATTTACAAGCAAGATTAGAAGGAGATGATATAGTATTTGCTTTTAATATCAAAGAAAAAGGCGTATGGCAAATACTTTTAAAAATCACTCAAGATGAAAATAGTGTAGGATTTTTTAAATTCTTTTTACAAACTAAATAA
- a CDS encoding PD-(D/E)XK nuclease family protein, whose product MKLFVFSSLRAVRKYYDKKLIEDGLLDQAISMADFMQAVVFSLSFKASHYECLLLMKKACEQTKNLEKELKIPSNFFAFLKNNAYLFSFFKELSVSKKDIKDLYFNDTYAQYDEHLKILQELFDNYLSLLKKQNLYDDISLSYDYKINESFLKNYDEIIFDFQGFLTNFEEEILLKIKEIIPLKIQFSCTKFNKDFLEKLSLLKNVNLKNNYSYLYDVNQNKILNEENFSIKNEISYKSFNLRSLQAAFVFEKIDSFLKKGLQAKDIVVITPDEKFSEILKLYDKHNFLNLAGGVNIKNTHFYHKLNSLYKSIKDDEYELKDLNLNEDTKLNLHTCNLHFFNCADKFQEIKKNFDEKIEFEFFQNFIEELLVDSEEELVIKIKEELAFIKELVRAHELSFCQILELFFMQIDGIKLSSVGGGEVTVMGLLESRGLRYDGVIIVDFNDEFIPKRVSSELFLNNEIRKKAGLITHTQRENLQRHYYYTLMAKAKFAGISYVENEEKIKSRFLDELEFFLVEDKIYSDNAYIKYFQENECKFNLEPITHIKAEHDYFKKALTFSRFHILINYGLDYYYKYVLGLKEPKILDNNLKANELGSFIHKALEEYYNQNKSLNYFDYEKFINIVKNLKDKQIDVLNFALMQAMFKEFQALENERFKQGYMVEKCEFEQKKEFISDNGIKITTFGRIDRLDNNTYERLIIDYKSGKIDEKTYQLAFYVFLLESKDMLANTKACFYDLKNMKIVYENCTNEKVQELKNLLNELAKEPLEKEFFNQKNDNNYSPYTMLYKKEFKL is encoded by the coding sequence ATGAAGCTTTTTGTTTTTAGCTCACTAAGAGCAGTAAGAAAATATTATGATAAAAAACTCATAGAAGATGGCTTGCTAGATCAAGCTATAAGTATGGCTGATTTTATGCAAGCTGTTGTATTTTCCTTGTCTTTTAAAGCAAGTCATTATGAGTGCTTGCTTTTGATGAAAAAAGCATGCGAGCAAACTAAAAATTTAGAAAAAGAACTGAAAATTCCAAGTAATTTTTTTGCATTTTTAAAAAATAATGCATACTTGTTTAGTTTTTTTAAAGAATTAAGCGTAAGTAAAAAAGATATTAAGGATTTGTATTTTAACGACACTTATGCTCAGTATGATGAACATTTAAAAATTCTCCAAGAACTTTTTGATAATTATCTTTCTTTGCTTAAAAAACAAAATTTATATGATGATATTTCTTTGAGTTATGATTATAAAATCAATGAAAGTTTTTTAAAAAATTATGATGAAATTATTTTTGATTTTCAAGGTTTTTTGACGAATTTTGAAGAAGAAATTTTATTAAAAATAAAAGAAATCATTCCTTTAAAAATTCAATTTTCTTGTACTAAATTTAATAAAGATTTTTTAGAAAAACTTTCTTTGTTAAAAAATGTAAATTTAAAAAATAATTATAGTTATTTATATGATGTAAATCAAAATAAAATTTTAAATGAAGAAAATTTTTCCATAAAAAATGAAATTTCATATAAAAGTTTTAATCTTAGATCACTGCAAGCTGCTTTTGTTTTTGAAAAAATTGATAGTTTTTTAAAAAAAGGTTTGCAAGCAAAAGATATAGTAGTAATCACCCCTGATGAAAAATTTAGTGAAATTTTAAAACTTTATGACAAGCATAATTTTTTAAATTTAGCAGGTGGAGTGAACATTAAAAATACTCATTTTTATCATAAATTAAATTCGCTTTATAAGAGCATTAAAGATGATGAGTATGAATTAAAAGATTTAAATTTAAATGAAGATACGAAATTAAATTTACACACTTGTAATTTGCATTTTTTTAACTGCGCTGATAAATTTCAAGAAATTAAAAAGAATTTTGATGAAAAGATAGAATTTGAATTTTTTCAAAATTTTATTGAAGAATTATTAGTAGATAGTGAAGAAGAATTGGTAATTAAAATCAAAGAAGAATTAGCCTTTATAAAAGAGCTTGTAAGAGCTCATGAGCTAAGCTTTTGTCAAATTTTAGAATTATTTTTTATGCAAATTGATGGCATAAAATTAAGCAGTGTTGGTGGCGGTGAAGTTACTGTAATGGGGCTTTTAGAAAGCAGGGGGCTTAGATATGATGGGGTTATTATAGTTGATTTTAACGATGAGTTTATCCCTAAAAGAGTTTCAAGTGAGTTATTTTTAAACAATGAAATTCGCAAAAAAGCAGGACTTATCACTCATACACAAAGAGAAAATTTGCAAAGGCATTATTATTATACTTTGATGGCTAAGGCAAAATTTGCGGGAATTTCTTATGTAGAAAATGAAGAAAAAATCAAATCACGCTTTTTAGATGAGCTTGAATTTTTTCTTGTTGAAGATAAGATATATAGTGATAATGCTTATATAAAATATTTTCAAGAAAATGAATGCAAATTTAATCTTGAGCCAATTACGCATATAAAAGCTGAGCATGATTATTTTAAAAAAGCGCTTACTTTTTCAAGATTTCACATTTTGATAAATTATGGACTAGATTATTATTATAAATATGTTTTAGGTTTAAAAGAGCCAAAAATTTTAGATAATAACCTTAAAGCTAATGAGCTAGGAAGTTTTATCCATAAGGCTTTGGAAGAATATTATAATCAAAATAAAAGCTTAAATTATTTTGATTATGAAAAATTTATAAATATTGTTAAAAATTTAAAAGATAAGCAAATTGATGTTTTAAATTTTGCTTTAATGCAAGCTATGTTTAAAGAATTCCAAGCGCTTGAAAATGAGCGTTTTAAGCAAGGCTATATGGTAGAAAAATGTGAATTTGAGCAAAAAAAAGAATTTATTAGTGATAATGGAATAAAAATCACTACTTTTGGGCGTATAGATAGATTAGATAATAACACTTATGAAAGATTGATTATAGATTATAAAAGTGGAAAAATAGATGAAAAAACCTATCAGCTTGCTTTTTATGTGTTTTTATTAGAAAGTAAAGATATGTTAGCAAATACAAAAGCTTGCTTTTATGATCTAAAAAATATGAAAATTGTTTATGAAAATTGCACAAATGAAAAAGTACAAGAGCTTAAGAATTTACTCAATGAGCTTGCAAAAGAGCCTTTAGAAAAAGAATTTTTTAATCAAAAAAATGACAACAACTATAGCCCATATACTATGCTTTATAAAAAGGAGTTTAAGCTTTGA
- a CDS encoding RecB-like helicase has protein sequence MSHKFEPFLALEASAGSGKTFALSVRFVALVLMGAKINEILALTFTNKTANEMKERIFKTFLEFDMLENGQNKAECNELMKMLDKSKEELIALKEKYKDEFLRSKLNIYTFDSFFSQIIRSFALNLGLMSDFITTEESSDNYKNFIAKLNEEELQALAYYIMQTKSKSDFFKNLENLYVRSCNIKPNSNAHLPNKVNLKNKIDEFIAYAKNLSTNKNYLSNFNFESMEEFFTKPIICDLSKKYFEKIINDEFLQKRAKLMQNIKEYLAQMENYRISMLAKLLKHFKEAKSENNAKQNTLSFSDIALKTYELISDETNKDLIYFRLDGYISHLLIDEFQDTNVLQYQILKPIIAELVSGEGVKKNRSFFYVGDKKQSIYSFRGGKKELFDKLLKDFPQIKLEHLDTNYRSKKIIVDYVNDIFKDKFFDSSLKPSFTLQKSIKEGGYVEILQNHIPSKNSPVYEASAQKTLTIIHDLLKKGIELSEICILVWVNNDATLIKEFLEKNGVKAYTQSNVALLDCISVRVLFEYAKACVFKDEFSLYFVKSILEKDFAYLELDLNRGVCEILKYLIDHLKLDLSDVNLITYLEYANTFDNFFEFLFNPCQLNSLQAQNDGVSIMTVHKSKGLEFENLIVLDRLSKKSLDNDTLMFDYDLEQGWEIKYRHSARKYLEDESYNAFLAKREKLQAEDEINCLYVALTRAKNSLFIIKNDENFTGFKSYFKDYEEKQIGILEEKFSKTNESLENLEQIEIFGQFQKVKPQEIKSKNHFSNTQIHFGLALHEFLQYFDFNTKDNFEFCKQMIYKKYRFYLDDEGFNELFKRLIMLLKDENFNALLVGKKLLKEQIITYKGEQKQLDMLAFDDNEAIIIDYKTGLNLNEHKKQVLLYKEAIEKILAKTSTKAFLVYVLKDKVEIVEV, from the coding sequence TTGAGCCATAAATTTGAGCCTTTTTTAGCCTTAGAAGCTAGTGCAGGAAGTGGAAAAACCTTTGCTTTGAGTGTGCGTTTTGTAGCTTTAGTATTAATGGGAGCTAAGATCAATGAAATTTTAGCCCTAACTTTTACCAATAAAACTGCAAATGAAATGAAAGAAAGGATTTTTAAAACCTTTTTAGAATTTGATATGCTTGAAAATGGGCAAAACAAAGCAGAATGCAATGAGCTTATGAAAATGCTAGATAAAAGCAAAGAAGAGCTTATAGCCTTAAAAGAAAAATACAAAGATGAATTTTTAAGATCTAAACTTAATATCTATACCTTTGATAGTTTTTTTTCACAAATCATTCGTTCTTTTGCTTTGAATTTGGGTTTAATGAGTGATTTTATTACCACAGAAGAATCATCAGATAATTATAAAAATTTTATTGCTAAATTAAACGAAGAAGAATTACAAGCTTTAGCTTATTATATTATGCAGACAAAAAGCAAAAGTGATTTTTTTAAAAATCTTGAAAATTTATATGTAAGATCTTGCAATATCAAGCCAAATTCAAATGCCCATCTTCCAAATAAAGTAAATTTGAAAAATAAAATTGATGAGTTTATAGCTTATGCAAAAAATTTAAGTACAAATAAAAATTATCTTTCAAATTTTAATTTTGAGAGCATGGAAGAATTCTTTACTAAACCTATTATTTGCGATTTAAGTAAAAAATATTTTGAAAAAATTATCAATGATGAGTTTTTGCAAAAAAGAGCAAAGCTTATGCAAAATATAAAAGAATATCTTGCTCAAATGGAAAATTACCGCATTAGTATGCTTGCAAAACTTTTAAAACATTTTAAAGAGGCAAAAAGTGAAAACAATGCCAAGCAAAATACCCTAAGTTTTTCAGATATAGCCTTAAAAACTTATGAGTTAATCAGCGATGAGACTAATAAAGATTTGATTTATTTTAGACTTGATGGTTATATTTCGCATTTATTAATCGATGAATTTCAAGATACTAATGTTTTACAATATCAAATTCTAAAGCCTATCATAGCCGAACTTGTTTCAGGTGAGGGTGTGAAAAAAAATAGAAGTTTTTTTTATGTGGGTGATAAAAAGCAAAGTATATATAGCTTTAGAGGGGGTAAAAAAGAACTTTTTGACAAGCTTTTAAAAGACTTTCCGCAAATTAAATTAGAACATTTAGATACTAATTATCGTAGTAAAAAGATCATTGTTGATTATGTAAATGATATTTTCAAAGATAAATTTTTTGATAGTTCTTTAAAACCTAGCTTTACTTTGCAAAAAAGCATTAAAGAGGGTGGATATGTAGAAATTTTACAAAATCATATTCCTAGTAAAAATAGCCCTGTTTATGAAGCAAGCGCCCAAAAAACTTTAACTATCATTCATGATCTTTTAAAAAAAGGTATTGAGCTTAGTGAAATTTGCATTTTAGTGTGGGTGAATAATGATGCAACTTTAATAAAAGAATTCCTTGAAAAAAACGGCGTTAAAGCTTATACGCAAAGCAATGTAGCTTTGCTAGATTGCATTAGCGTGAGAGTGCTTTTTGAGTATGCAAAAGCTTGTGTGTTTAAAGATGAATTTAGTTTGTATTTTGTAAAGAGCATTTTAGAGAAAGATTTTGCCTATCTTGAACTTGATTTAAACCGCGGTGTGTGTGAAATTTTAAAATACTTAATTGATCATTTAAAATTAGATCTAAGCGATGTTAATCTCATCACATATTTAGAGTATGCAAACACTTTTGATAACTTTTTTGAATTTTTATTTAATCCTTGTCAGTTAAATTCTTTGCAAGCTCAAAATGATGGGGTGAGTATTATGACCGTGCATAAGTCTAAGGGGCTTGAATTTGAAAATTTAATAGTGCTTGATAGGCTTAGTAAGAAATCTTTGGACAATGATACTTTGATGTTTGATTATGATTTAGAGCAAGGTTGGGAAATAAAATACAGACATAGTGCTAGAAAATATCTTGAAGATGAAAGTTACAATGCCTTTTTAGCCAAAAGAGAAAAACTTCAAGCAGAAGATGAGATAAATTGTTTGTATGTAGCATTGACTAGAGCTAAAAATTCTCTTTTTATCATAAAAAATGATGAGAATTTTACAGGCTTTAAAAGCTATTTTAAAGACTATGAAGAAAAGCAAATAGGCATTTTAGAAGAAAAATTTTCAAAAACAAATGAGTCTTTAGAAAATTTAGAGCAAATAGAAATTTTTGGGCAATTTCAAAAGGTAAAGCCACAAGAGATTAAAAGTAAAAATCATTTTTCCAATACTCAAATTCATTTTGGCTTGGCTTTGCACGAGTTTTTGCAATATTTTGATTTTAATACTAAAGATAATTTTGAATTTTGTAAGCAAATGATATATAAAAAATATCGTTTTTACTTAGATGATGAGGGTTTTAATGAGCTTTTTAAAAGACTTATTATGCTTTTAAAAGATGAGAATTTTAACGCGCTTTTGGTGGGTAAAAAGCTATTAAAAGAGCAAATCATCACTTATAAAGGCGAGCAAAAACAGCTTGATATGCTTGCATTTGATGATAATGAAGCCATCATTATAGACTATAAGACGGGTTTAAATTTAAACGAGCATAAAAAGCAAGTTTTACTTTATAAAGAAGCTATAGAAAAAATCTTAGCTAAGACTTCCACTAAGGCTTTTTTGGTGTATGTTTTAAAAGATAAAGTGGAGATAGTGGAGGTTTAA
- the rplM gene encoding 50S ribosomal protein L13, translating into MTKITKPNEVKREWIVLDAEGKRFGRLLTEVATILRGKNKPCYTPNVDCGDYVIIINASKAVFTGANKAEDKLYHRHSGYFGSVKSEKFGDLLEKNPVKLYKLAVRGMLPKTNLGRAMLKKLKIYAGSEHPHTAQIANKGK; encoded by the coding sequence ATGACAAAGATAACAAAGCCAAACGAAGTAAAACGCGAATGGATCGTTTTAGACGCTGAAGGAAAGCGTTTTGGTCGTCTTTTAACAGAAGTAGCGACTATTTTAAGAGGTAAAAATAAACCTTGCTATACTCCAAATGTTGATTGTGGGGATTATGTAATTATCATAAATGCTTCTAAAGCAGTTTTCACAGGTGCAAATAAAGCAGAAGATAAATTATACCACAGACATTCAGGGTATTTTGGAAGCGTAAAAAGTGAAAAATTTGGTGATTTATTAGAAAAAAATCCAGTTAAATTATATAAATTAGCAGTTCGTGGTATGCTACCTAAAACAAATCTAGGTAGAGCTATGCTAAAAAAATTAAAAATTTATGCAGGTAGTGAACATCCTCATACTGCTCAAATTGCTAATAAAGGAAAATAA
- the rpsI gene encoding 30S ribosomal protein S9 gives MATTYATGKRKTAVAKVWVKSGSGKIIVNGMDLNTWLGGHEAIKLKVVQPLLVTKQETSMDIKATTLGGGYSAQAEALRHGISRALASMDADFRALLKPKGLLTRDSRTVERKKYGRRKARRSPQFSKR, from the coding sequence ATGGCAACAACATACGCAACAGGTAAAAGAAAAACCGCTGTAGCTAAGGTTTGGGTAAAATCAGGTAGCGGTAAAATCATCGTTAATGGTATGGATTTAAACACTTGGCTTGGCGGACATGAAGCTATAAAATTAAAAGTAGTTCAGCCTTTATTAGTAACTAAACAAGAAACTTCTATGGATATTAAAGCAACAACTTTGGGTGGTGGATACAGCGCTCAGGCTGAAGCTTTAAGACATGGTATTTCAAGAGCATTGGCTTCTATGGATGCAGATTTTAGAGCATTATTAAAACCAAAAGGACTTCTTACTAGAGATAGTAGAACAGTTGAGCGTAAAAAATACGGTCGCAGAAAAGCAAGAAGAAGCCCACAATTCTCTAAACGTTAA
- a CDS encoding OmpA family protein produces the protein MRKIIGLVSLASALFAFDASKIEITPTFNYTTPEGNLDLKNYSGVGLRFGYHYDDLWIDQAELGLEYYNNAKYNNPNDNTHTDTSVSRFYVNAIKGIDLANHVYLYSLLGTGYEYLSHGAYENKSSMFAQYGAGLKFALGEDLALRVEARDQIKFNNGDHNLISSVGLSFYFGNKTPKAPQLATKQIEEKPQAKQIDKSCPEPRKGALLDHIGCEKTIMLEGHFGFDQITINPEFAQKIQEVGKVLEENPQYYTILEGHTDNTGPKAYNQKLSLERAKAVAKELEKAGVAKEKITTKGYGFEKPIASNDTKEGRAQNRRVEAKFFIKE, from the coding sequence ATGAGAAAAATTATAGGATTAGTTAGTTTGGCTAGTGCTTTGTTTGCTTTTGATGCTAGTAAAATAGAAATTACTCCAACCTTTAACTACACAACCCCAGAAGGAAATTTAGATCTTAAAAATTATAGTGGAGTGGGATTGAGATTTGGCTATCATTATGATGATTTATGGATAGATCAAGCTGAACTTGGTTTAGAGTATTATAATAATGCAAAATATAATAATCCAAACGATAATACACATACAGATACTAGTGTTTCAAGATTTTATGTAAATGCTATTAAAGGAATTGATCTAGCTAATCATGTGTATTTATATAGTTTATTAGGAACAGGTTATGAGTATTTAAGTCATGGAGCTTATGAAAATAAAAGCAGCATGTTTGCTCAATATGGTGCAGGTTTGAAGTTTGCACTTGGGGAAGATTTGGCTTTAAGAGTGGAAGCAAGAGATCAAATTAAATTCAATAATGGTGATCATAATTTGATTTCTAGCGTTGGCTTGAGTTTTTATTTTGGCAATAAAACTCCAAAAGCTCCTCAGCTTGCAACTAAACAAATCGAAGAAAAACCACAAGCAAAACAAATAGATAAATCATGTCCAGAGCCAAGAAAAGGTGCTTTGCTTGATCATATAGGTTGTGAAAAAACTATAATGCTTGAAGGGCATTTTGGTTTTGATCAAATCACTATAAACCCTGAATTTGCACAAAAAATCCAAGAAGTAGGCAAGGTTTTAGAAGAAAACCCACAATATTATACTATTTTAGAAGGACATACTGATAATACAGGCCCTAAAGCTTATAATCAAAAATTATCATTAGAGCGTGCAAAGGCAGTTGCAAAAGAACTTGAAAAAGCAGGTGTTGCTAAAGAGAAAATTACAACTAAAGGCTACGGTTTTGAAAAGCCAATTGCAAGTAATGACACAAAAGAAGGTCGTGCGCAAAATAGACGCGTGGAAGCAAAATTTTTCATTAAAGAATAA
- a CDS encoding HAD family hydrolase: MLKKTILFDLDGTLIDSTSAILDGFDAAFKAFGEPLRDHEIIKALIGFPLDIAFEKLGVSKEKINEYINAYRSVYQKIYIEQTHLLALAKESVYEASLFADLAVVTTKSSKFSKPLLDHLGIGKYFKVIIGRDDVTHPKPNAEPILLALGKLSKSKENAFMIGDTHLDIQAACNAGINPIAVSSGYESKESLAKFKIPLFKNTHEAIEHIKNIR, encoded by the coding sequence TTGTTAAAAAAGACTATTTTATTTGACTTAGATGGCACTTTGATAGATTCTACAAGTGCCATTTTAGATGGATTTGATGCTGCTTTTAAAGCTTTTGGCGAGCCTTTAAGAGATCATGAAATAATTAAAGCTTTAATAGGCTTTCCTTTGGATATAGCCTTTGAAAAACTAGGTGTATCAAAAGAAAAAATAAACGAATATATAAACGCATATAGAAGTGTGTATCAAAAAATTTATATAGAACAAACTCATTTGCTTGCTTTGGCTAAAGAAAGCGTATATGAGGCTAGTTTGTTTGCTGATTTGGCTGTAGTTACTACTAAAAGCTCTAAATTTTCAAAGCCTTTGCTTGATCATTTGGGTATAGGAAAATATTTTAAGGTTATTATAGGCAGAGATGATGTAACTCACCCAAAACCAAATGCTGAGCCTATTTTATTAGCCTTAGGAAAATTGTCTAAAAGTAAAGAAAATGCATTTATGATTGGAGATACTCATTTAGATATCCAAGCAGCTTGTAATGCAGGCATTAATCCCATAGCAGTGAGTAGTGGTTATGAAAGTAAGGAAAGTTTAGCTAAATTTAAAATTCCACTTTTTAAAAATACTCATGAGGCAATAGAACACATAAAAAATATCCGATAA